One Gaiellales bacterium genomic window, CCAGGTGATGGGCGGGATCGCCGCCCGCGCCGGCCTCGTGGTACCGCTCGTGTTCCGGACCTCGTGTGTGGGGGTGCTGTGCGCGCTCGATCCGATCGACGGCTCGTCGCGCTTCACGCCGGATCACCAGCGGGTGCTGGAGGCGTTCGCGAGCAGCGGCGCCACTGCGGTCGCCACCGGGCAGAACGTCGCCCACGAGCGGCTCCGGCGCAGCATCGAGGCGTCCGAGAGCGAGCGCCGCCGCTGGGCGAGGGAGCTGCACGACGAGACGCTGCAGGACATGGCGAGCCTCAAGCTCCTGCTGGGGTCGGCGCGGCGCTCCACCGACGTGGACGCCATCCACGGAGTGCTCGACGATGTCAGCGAGCAGCTCACGGCCGGAATCCGATCGCTCCGTCGGCTGATCGGCGAGCTCCGGCCTGCGGTGCTGGACGAGGTCGGCCTCGAGCCGGCGCTCGAGGCGCTCGCCGAGCGGATCGAGTCATCGGGCATCGAGGTCAGCATGCGGCTCGAACTGCCTTCCCGGGAGAGCGGCGAGCTGGCCCGAGACGTCGAGGACACGCTCTACCGGCTCGTGCAGGAGGCCCTCACGAACGTGGTCAAGCATGCCGGCGCGACCAGCGTGTCGGTATCGGTCGCCCGGCTCGACGGCCTCCTGGACGTGACGGTGCAGGACGACGGATCGGGAATCGACCAGGCGGCTCCCACCGCCGGCTATGGCCTCGTCGGCATGCGGGAGCGTGTCGATCTCGTCGGCGGCACGCTCGAGATCGACGGTGAGCCCGGGAGCGGCACGCGCCTGCGCGCGACGATCCCGCTGCGCTAGCCGTTGACGGCGGCGAGCTGGTCCGCCAGCTCCCCGTCGCGGGCCAGGAACCCGTCAGCGCC contains:
- a CDS encoding GAF domain-containing protein, translated to MDEVRLRRLIAVGRTLVAELDLEVLLLTIVEASRELTGARYAALGVLNDRGDALERFLTVGMDDDARARIGDLPHGHGVLGVLIHDPQPLRLSDVSEHPRSYGFPAGHPPMRAFLGVPVRIRDDVYGNLYMTDKDSGDFDEGDEEAAVVLAEWAGIAIQNARLYESATRRSEELSRAVAGFEASLAVARAVGGETELDRILELIAKRGRALVEADSMVIALYDGKTLTIRSVAGQLDRSLEGATVDLPGTAVAEVINRQRTLQLHDDGSPTQVMGGIAARAGLVVPLVFRTSCVGVLCALDPIDGSSRFTPDHQRVLEAFASSGATAVATGQNVAHERLRRSIEASESERRRWARELHDETLQDMASLKLLLGSARRSTDVDAIHGVLDDVSEQLTAGIRSLRRLIGELRPAVLDEVGLEPALEALAERIESSGIEVSMRLELPSRESGELARDVEDTLYRLVQEALTNVVKHAGATSVSVSVARLDGLLDVTVQDDGSGIDQAAPTAGYGLVGMRERVDLVGGTLEIDGEPGSGTRLRATIPLR